atgaccagaaagtgacaaaaatctacaaaccaaaccagtaaccaggaaaacatggctgaatccaatcaacaaaccaataatcatgaaggggagcaaaacttggcacaagcaatgaaagatctcagaacatttatcaccgacaaatttgacgctgtaatgaaagaggttaacaacatgaagacatcacttggaggggaaattgcagacacacGCAAAAACTTAACAGATATGATGGGCATGAACAccacagtttaagaaatcaaaaatacacttgcagcaaatatcagcagactagaagagacagagcagagaattagtgatgtggaagacagtacatcagaaatcaaacagatagtagaaggggtcaataagaagatagaaaaaaatccaattaggacttagggacctgaatgacaatgcaaaatgctcaaacatacgtattataggcattccagaaggtgaagagaagggaaatggggcagaaggagtgttgcaggaaataatggctgaaaacttcccaaatctactgaaagagacagatgtacatatccaagaagcacagcacactccactagtcataaaccccaacagacccaccccaagacatatacttgtcaaattatccaatgctcaagacaaagagaaaatcctaaaagcagcaagagaaaagaaaaccatcacatacaagggaagctcaattagattaagtgctgatttctcatctgaaaccatggaggcaagaaggcagtggtatgatatagtcaaggtactaaaggaaaaaaatttccaaccaagaatactctatccagctaaactagcattcaaacatgatggagagttcaaaatattcgcagacaaacagaaactgaaagagtataccaacaagaaacctccccttcaagaaattgtaaaggaagatctgcaggaagaaaggaaaaaacaggaaaggcagagttggaggagagtataagaccaacaacaacaacaaaaagacaaaaaaatatatatacaaacaaaatatgacaaacagaaatccaatcaaaatatggctaacacaaataattctgcgatagtaataacactgaatgtcaacggattaaactcacctatcaaaagattcagactgggacagtggataaggaaatatgacccatccatatgctgtctaaaagagacacatcttagacccagagacacatggagattgaaagtgaaaggctggaaaacaatcatacaagctaacaataaccaaaaaaaggcaggagtagctatattaatatcagacaaaatagactttaaatttgaaacaattgtcagagacaaagaaggatactacattttagtgaaggGGAAAaactgtcaagaagatcgaacaatcataaatatttatgcccctaacaagggtgcctctaaatacgtcaggcaaacgctggaaaaactaagtgaaagaatagatacatctgcaattatagtgggggattttaatacaccactatcaactctggacagaacatctcaaaagagaatcaccaaagaaacaaaacatctgaatagtatattagaggagctggatctaatagacatatatagatcgctacacccaaacacagcaagatatacatttttcgcaagcgcacatggatcattctccaaaatagatcatatgctaggccacaaagaaaggctgaacgaattcagaaagattgaaatcatacaaaacattatctctgatcacagtggagtcaagctggagatttgcaagggacagaagcccagatttcacaccacgatttggaaattaaacagcacactcttagaaaaacagtgggtcaaagaggaaatctcaaaagaaatcaatgactaccttgaaacaaatgaaaatgagaacacaacataccaaaatttatgggatgcagcaaaagcagtacagagagggaactttatagccataaattcatatattaaaaaaagaagaaagagcaaaaattgaagaactaactgcacatttgaaggaattagaaaaacaacaacaaagtaacccaacaggaagaagaaggaaggaaataacaaagataagagcagaactaaatgaaatagaaaataagaaagcacttgaacagacaaacaagaccaagagctggttttttgagaagattaacaaaattgacaaacctttagcgacactaacaaagaaaaaaagagagaagatgcaaatacacaaaataataaatgagaaaggcaatatcaccactgaccccacagaaataaagattaccataagaggatattttgaaaaattatattccaacaaaaatgacaatctagaggaaatggacaaattcctagaaacacataagcagcacatattgaaaaaagaagaaattgatgatcttaacaaaccaatcacaagcagagagatagaatcagttattaaaaatctcccaactaagaagagcccagggccagatggcttcaaaggtgaattctacaaaacattccagaaagaactgacaccaatcctgctgaaagtactccaaaaaatctaaacagaaagaacattacccaactccttctatgatgccaatattaccctagtaccaaagccaaacaaagacatcacaagaaaggaaaattacagaccaatttctctaatgaacctagatgcaaaaatacttaacaaaatacttgctaatcgtattcaacaacacattaaacaaattatacaccacggccaagtgggattcatcccaggtatgcaaggatggttcaacataagaaaatcaatcaacgtaatacaccatataaacagattgaaggaaaaaaaatcacatgattatacccattgatgcagaaaaagcatttgacaaaatacagcacactttcttgataaaaacactccaaaagattggaatacaaggaaattttttgaacatgataaagagtatatatgaaaaacctaaagccaatattgtgtacaatggagaaattcaagactccttccctctaaactcaggaacaatacaaggatgcccactgtctccactcctatttaacattgtcttagaagtacttgctcgagcactgaggcaagaaccagaaataaacggcattcaaattggaaaggaagaagtcaaaatgtcattatttgcagatgacatgatcctatacatagaaaaccctgagagatctacaacaaagattctagaactcataaatgagtttagtaaagttgcaggttataagattaatgcacaaaaatcagtagcatttctgtacaccaataatgagcaagatcaggaggaaatcaagaaacaaataccattcacaatagtaaataaaaaaatcaaatacttaggaataaatttaactaaagaggtaaagaacttatatacCGAGAagtatacaagattgttcaaggaaatcaaagaagacctaaacaaatggaagcctattccttgttcatggataggaagactgaacattattaagatgtctatcctaccaaaactgatatacacattcaatgcaatcctaataaaaatcaacacagccttctttaaggaactagaaaaactaactatgaaatttatttggaaaggaaagagaccccgagtagccaaagacataatgaaaaagaaaaacaaaattggaggaatcacactacctgacttcaaaacatactacaaagctacggtggtgaaaacagcatggtattggcataaggagagacacatagaccaaaggaatcgaattgaaagctctgatatagaacctcacatatatagccacataatatttgataaagccaccaaaccctctcaacagggagagagtggcctattcaacaaatggtgcctggagaactggatagccatatgtagaagaatgaaagaggattaccatctcacaccttatacaaagatcaactcaagatggatcaaagacctaaatataagagccaagaccataaaaaccttagaaagcagtgtagggaatcatctacagaaacttgtaataggaaatggatttatgaatatctcaccaaaagcacgagcagcaaaagaacaaatagataaatgggacttcctcaaaattaaagccttctgcacctcaaaggagtttgtcaagaaagtaaaaagggaacccacacagtgggagaaaatatttggcaaacatatatctgataagaaacttataacttgcatatataaagaactcctatatcttgaaaataaaaatataaacaacccatttaaaaaatgggaaaaagacttaaacagacacttctccaaagaagaaatacaaatggcaaaaaagcacatgaaaaaatgttccaaatctctagctatcagggaaatgcaaatcaaaaccacaatgagataccatcttacccccataagattggcagctatgaaaaaaacagaagaatacaagtgctggagaggatgtgaagaaaggggaacactcatccactgctggtgggaatgcagaaggatccaaccattctggaggacagtatggcggtttctcaaaaaactagccatagatttgccatatgacccagcaataccactgctgggtatatacccagcagaactgaaaacaaggacacaaaccgatatatgtacaccaatgtttatagcagcattgttcactaacgccaaaagttggaatcaacccaaattcccatcaacagatgagtggatcaataaaatgtggtatatacaccaatggaatactactcggctgtaagaacaaacacactacaaacacatgtgataacatggatgaatcttgagaaccttatgttgagtgaagcaacccagactttgaaggacaaatactacatgatctcaatgatttgaaataaccaagctgccctagatagcaagagactgaacgataggcttaaaggaaatcggagggtggaggaaggatgtgagccgatgtttgcaggggtggaatttaagatgagatggtggtaagtatgaacacaaagaagagataaacggggggcaaggggttgcctttgattggggctttgcgggtttgagggtggctggggaggggcggatgggtaacattgcccaaaagtggggggagggagtggtagcatacgaacacaggagagggtcaggtgttggtggagagtaaaatgccgagaaaatcatatcaaaatataataaagagggttacctgtttagaatgctcggaggggaggctctgatgcaggacgggcttctggggaatgtctaaatgctcattctgccagagtgggtgacaccatggggtagaaacccaagtagtgagaataggggtggacccacatcctggggaggactaatgctcCTCCCCAAATAGtcctgtatccctcgagagaaagggtggctcccagggcattggggtagttgagcaagttaggccctgaacactattccatctatatctggaagtggctccttgggaaacagaggttggctgtcactgtgggcaccaggCTGGAAgcgaaaatggacgttaaatgtgggtaaccaaggtaaatggggggtaagagatgagtttcgtgagagtacacaaggatggatataaaacatttaatattacaccataacatataggagatgacagactgataatgtaaaccataatgtaaaacataggataactaagaatgtaaaaaactctgtatcctaaagtatgcaccacaatgtaagcacagatgtcaccttgtttgaaagctattgtctcagactctgtacatcacgttaagtaaatatgatgtgaatagggtgtaagagtatcgctgtggaagggaaaaggttttgtggtggatgtatgggagtgctgtatactgtatatatgcattgctgtggtctagggctcctttgaagagaagttcaataattagggggggggaaagataggatgtagaattttttccaagtcaacacgtattctttatctaacctttaaacccatcgctatatgccatttccttttaagggaccctgacattatattgggcttcaaatttcagggagttctggatcacagagtggttcaaaaaaggcaatggaggaatactggtatgggataccattgacaggggatatatggctgacagggagctgtacagaacatatgtccagggtgcatggcaatgtttggctatactcatagtggcaacaattataaagcacagcagggggggtactgggttcctggccagtggtgctctgtcgtggtccctaggggagcagcgacagtctcccaggtgcagcggcagggaacgggagggagtgagggttcaacagtgagcccctgacgctaatgactatgcttgtgagctgataagcctaaaataagaacaaggcctagagcagcattgtgcctgggaatttcctcctgtcagccttcatgttactcaaatgtggccagtctcgaagccaaattcagcatgtaaatgcaatgccttctccccaccgtgggacatgacacccggggatgagcctccctggcaccgagggaccactatcaactaccaactgatgatgcaactggaaaatgaccttatacggaaggttcaatgcggaatatccctgtctacataaaataacaagactttaaaatgctgtttgacctaatgtaagggggaaatggaaaggagaaatgagtttatatggctacgagtctttaaaaaagagtctggaggctgtcagaaggattgcccttatgcacaactgagcagagtctgagagacagataaagcagatacaacccccagatatcagttccttcaagggctaaagagacccatgagagttatggtcatggctgatggggttaactaccaggtcagatggcccctctttggaactggtgtttatgtgtgatgaatctggacccagatgggatctctcttcataagactttcatgctaatgtgctggaggtgcagttagtgtcggggtttaagatatatttaggggatctgaatctctggactggcaatgtgatagccaggtcctgagcctcaacagactccagcacctacaatctgacttattgggctcaccacactcagctaagatggagttgaaggaggacaaccaccacaccatggagcctagagtgattacaactgaaagtgggaggattgcatccagcatccatgtggaatctgagcctcctcttgacatagaggtgccacatagaaaaggtggcattggattgagaaaagtggacatgatggctgatgggtatggggaaaggcaggaagagatgagaggtagaggcatctttgggacatggagctgccctggatggtgcttcaggggcaatcaccggacattgtaaatcctcacagggcccactggatggaatgggggagagtatgggccatgatgtggaccattgaccatgaggtgcagaggtgcccaaagatgtacttgccaaatgcaatggatgtgtcatgatgatgggaatgagtgttgctgggggggggggggagatgtgggggggtggtggggttgaatgggacctcatatatatatttttttaatgtaatattattacaaagtcaataaaaaaatagaaaaaaaaaacacaacctttTTTGTGGAAACCACAAAGGTAGTATTCAATGTTTTTGAAGGATAAGTGACCCCTAATGGccaaaagtgtctttaaaaagaacaaagttagaggactctcatttcatgactttagaatatattatttagctacaatggtaaaaacagcatgaaacTGCCATAAGAACAGGCAGACAAAAGGGACTGAGTCAAGACTCAAAAATTGAACTTCATTTCTACAGTCAGTCCaaaattttgacaaggctgttaagctcaCTCACCTGGGTCAGAACACGCTATTCCATAAGTGTttcagggagaactggatagccttatgcaaaagaaagaaaggaaaccctgatttcacaacttatacaaaaactatctcaaaatagatcaatgatttaaatataaaaacagcaaccataaaattcctagaagaaaagttGGGAAAAcatcaagattttgtggtaggtggaagtttcgtaaatcttatacccaaagcatgagcaccaaaaaaaaaaaaaaaaaaaaaagataaatgttgCATCCTCAAACTTCAGCACTTTTCAacctcaaaagattttgtcaaaatgttgaaaaggcaagcaacacagtgggagaaaatatttggaaatcacatatctgaatcGGGCTTAATACGCATTCTTTATAAggggatcatacaactcaacaataaaaggagaaaaatatctgatcaaaaattgggcaaaaaaattgaaaaaaaatttccaaagaagaaatacaaattgcaaagaaagcatgaaaaaatgttcaatatcactagagattagggaaatgcaaatcagaagtgcaatgaaatatcatttaacAGCTATTAAagctggaaaactgtaaatgttggagaggatgtggagagttacgaatatttattcactgttgatgggaatgtagaatcatacagccactgtagaggactgtttggcagttccctcagaagttgaatatagacttgtcatggtaCCTGGCAATACCTTGGCTAGGTATTTAcctaaaagaatggaaagcattGAAATTGAACAGATATCTGTCCATTAATGTTCTTAGTTGTGCTATTcacaaaaaccaaaaattggaaacaacactggtgtccatcaactgaagaatggataaacacatcGTGGATTATAcaaatgatagaatattatgtagcactaagaataaatgaagttgtgaaacatatgacaacatggatgaacctggaggacattatgatgagtgaagcatGCCTAACACCAAAGGGAAAATGCtttatgattgccctattatgaactaaactaACCATGTgaagtataaatatattatgagaaatgaatatgagtagaattgcatatataagtccATTTTTCTTTGATGCTGTACAAATGTAAGTATacagtaaaaattattaatatcatacaaaataggcCAAAACATTATAAGTGGAGACCAGAaactatatattgtttattttcatttatataaattgtaattataattcaatttataaagatgcatgtacattagtggttatgtaaatCTGAGGTAGGAATGATAAGTGGTGTGGAGTATTCCTTTTTGgtttaatgaaattattctaaaatttttgagatgatgaatatacaacactgagattatactaaaaatcattgattatacactttggaaagaATAACTAGACACATCAGCTATATGCAGTGGAGGAcatatagagagattgagaggtgaggaattttcttgtttcattgattttattagaattatttaaataatgaaaatgctgtaataatgataaAAGTGGTAAATGCACAATTGTATGATTATAGCAAATATATTTGATTGTACAAATTAAATGAATTGTAAGTTTGTCAATATGTTTCTACAAAATTGATTttgatacttttttaaaaaagtggttgCTTTGTCCTGGCAGCAACTGCCGTACACCTTCATCCTTCCGGTATCTCTGACAATTTTATAAATACCAAATTATGTGTATTAACTAGTTTGCTTCTGAAAATTCTGGCAACTGTTTCTGCCTTTAATACTGATTCTAGAGAATGCTATAAGAGAGACTCtttgattcaaaataaaatatggaagaaagaggtggatttgataaatatatttaaagatgtaGAATGCTGAAAATCAGGCAAGTaacatattttttctatacacATATGTGAGTATCTAAATTTTTATCTCTCAGTGTTTCAACTCTGTTAATCAGgggaatttttctaaatttgagacAAGTAATTCTTTTATAGAAAGAGTGTTTGTCAACTTTTTAAAGGCAAGcttcatgtccttgtttctaagactatagataaagGGGTTCATCATGGGAGTGAccactgtgtacatcactgaggctatggcatttgcccttgagttttgggtAGCAGCAGAACTAAGATACACCCCAAGACATGTACCATAAAATAAGGACattactgagaggtgagacccacaagtagaaaaagCTTTATGCTTTCCCCCACgtgttgaaattctcaaaatggaggataAAATCTTAGAGTAAGAGTAAATGACTCCAGTGAGTGGAATAACAGCCAGAAGTCCAAATACAATAAACAGCACTAattcattgaggaaggtgtcagaacaagcaagttGGATAACCTGATtaatttcacagaaaaaatggGGCATTTCCAACACTGTACAAAAAGTCAACCTCAAAACCATTAAGCCATGTAAAAGAGACactaaaacactcaataaccagcatgccagcagcaggaggccacagagatgggggttcatgatgactgtgtagtgcagagggtgacagatggccacaaagcggtcataggccatcaccaTCAAGAGGTAGctatctaattgtccaaaaagcatgaaaaaatacatctggataATGCAGGTTTCATAAGTTATAATTTTGCTTTCTGTGTGGaagttcagcagcatctttgggacagtggtggaggtgaaacagatatctgtaaaagacaagttagagaggaagaaatacatgggtgtgtggaggtgggagtctgagatgatggccaggatgatgagcaggttacCAATGAAGGTGACCATGTACATAATCAAGAACAGTCCAAAGAGGAAGGGCTGCACATCAGTATCTTCTGAGAGACCCAGGAGGATAAATTCTGAAACGTATATTTGGTTTTCTGGTTCCATGTAGCTGATGATACTACTGGAAAAGAGAgcagagaaatgcagattaagCCACAAGAAGGAAGCAGGAAATTATCATAACTTCTATAGTTTTCAAACTCATTAAGTTAATGATTTTtattagatagatagattgatagataaaaagatagaaagaaagaaagataatatGTAGAACCCTTTACCTGAATATACCAGGGAAAACAAATACTCCTTCATCTCCTTCATGGTATTTCTAACTTGCTATCCTTGTCCAAAATTGTGAACATTTTCTCACAATAATATTTCACATTAAGAATTCTTTTAGAATTGATTATAATCAGTAAACATTTTGACTGCTCATTTTGTACCTTGTAAAGAAGCCCTTGGGGTAATGGATATTAGTGATGTTTGCACAATATTCTGAATATAATTGATATTACCAAATTGAAtacttgaaaatgaataaaaagggaaatattaagttttatataatttagtataataaaa
This genomic interval from Dasypus novemcinctus isolate mDasNov1 chromosome 30, mDasNov1.1.hap2, whole genome shotgun sequence contains the following:
- the LOC131276833 gene encoding olfactory receptor 7A17-like, with protein sequence MEPENQIYVSEFILLGLSEDTDVQPFLFGLFLIMYMVTFIGNLLIILAIISDSHLHTPMYFFLSNLSFTDICFTSTTVPKMLLNFHTESKIITYETCIIQMYFFMLFGQLDSYLLMVMAYDRFVAICHPLHYTVIMNPHLCGLLLLACWLLSVLVSLLHGLMVLRLTFCTVLEMPHFFCEINQVIQLACSDTFLNELVLFIVFGLLAVIPLTGVIYSYSKILSSILRISTRGGKHKAFSTCGSHLSVMSLFYGTCLGVYLSSAATQNSRANAIASVMYTVVTPMMNPFIYSLRNKDMKLAFKKLTNTLSIKELLVSNLEKFP